One genomic region from Candidatus Bathyarchaeota archaeon encodes:
- the hutI gene encoding imidazolonepropionase: MAIEADFVIINADELVTLKGTGNKPQIREEMNNLGTIEDGAVAVKDGKIVSVGATKEVLDKLEKGFEVIDASGKLVSPGLIDPHVHLIFAGSREEELESMAVKGIPYLEIKARGGGMPTTLKKTGQATTEELLKRTTQILDTMLIHGTTTIEAKSGYEMTFNGEIRQLEIINNLNKTHPIDLIPTFLAQGIPFEYENKVDLLTNEIVEKWIPEIVRRKLAEYCDVFCEKGYFNIEQSRRILKAGRKYGMKLRVHSDWLVHSGGAKLGVELGVVSADHLIFTPMEDIEALASRGTIGVFLPTTPFCYLGTYAKARKIINKGLPIALATDLSAANMCESMQMMMTIAILQMKMTTEEALVAATINAAHSIDRAHDIGSLEEGKKADIVIFDAPNHKYFPYHYGINLAEKVFKNGKLVAEKGRKVK, from the coding sequence ATGGCGATAGAAGCTGATTTTGTAATTATCAACGCAGATGAACTTGTGACTCTAAAGGGAACAGGCAATAAACCGCAAATTAGAGAGGAAATGAACAATCTTGGCACAATAGAGGATGGAGCTGTTGCAGTTAAGGATGGAAAAATAGTATCTGTTGGAGCCACAAAAGAAGTGTTGGACAAGCTTGAGAAAGGATTTGAAGTTATAGATGCAAGCGGAAAACTCGTCTCACCCGGACTCATCGACCCCCATGTCCACCTAATTTTCGCTGGTTCTAGAGAAGAGGAACTTGAGTCTATGGCAGTAAAAGGTATTCCATACTTGGAAATCAAAGCTAGGGGAGGAGGTATGCCAACGACGCTCAAAAAAACAGGTCAGGCAACCACTGAAGAGCTGCTTAAACGAACCACCCAAATACTTGACACGATGCTAATCCATGGCACAACAACAATAGAAGCGAAAAGCGGATACGAAATGACATTCAATGGCGAAATCAGACAACTGGAAATAATAAACAACCTCAACAAAACGCATCCAATCGACTTGATTCCAACTTTTCTGGCTCAGGGAATTCCCTTCGAATATGAAAACAAAGTTGACCTACTGACAAACGAAATAGTCGAAAAGTGGATTCCAGAAATTGTAAGGAGAAAATTGGCTGAGTACTGTGATGTGTTCTGCGAAAAAGGATACTTCAACATAGAACAGTCTAGGCGAATACTTAAGGCAGGCAGAAAATACGGCATGAAATTGAGGGTTCACTCTGATTGGCTTGTCCACAGTGGAGGGGCAAAGCTAGGTGTGGAATTAGGAGTTGTCTCTGCGGACCACCTAATCTTCACACCGATGGAGGACATTGAAGCCTTAGCAAGTAGAGGCACTATCGGGGTTTTCTTGCCAACCACTCCTTTTTGCTATTTAGGCACATATGCAAAAGCCAGAAAAATCATAAACAAAGGATTACCTATTGCGTTAGCAACCGACCTAAGTGCAGCAAATATGTGCGAATCTATGCAGATGATGATGACTATTGCAATTCTCCAGATGAAGATGACTACAGAAGAAGCCCTTGTAGCGGCAACAATTAACGCAGCTCACTCCATAGATCGCGCCCACGACATAGGAAGTTTAGAAGAAGGAAAAAAAGCAGATATAGTTATTTTTGACGCTCCAAATCACAAATATTTCCCATATCACTACGGCATTAACCTAGCCGAAAAAGTGTTCAAAAATGGAAAGTTAGTGGCAGAAAAAGGAAGAAAAGTGAAATAG
- the rtcA gene encoding RNA 3'-terminal phosphate cyclase has translation MLEVDGSQKSGSGTILRLSVAMAAILKRPLHIYNIRQKRPKPGLKPQHLEAVLTAAKLCNATVKGAEVGSKELWFYPTEIVGGRVEAEIGTAGSIPMLLITVLPICAFAKNPVSIHISKGGTDVSHSPTINYLSHVFLPVLEKMRFTTSLTINKYGYYPKGMGEVSVKVTPNPKLGSFRFGKFGRIEALKGISVCTFLADRRVAKRQAKAANDLLRTCGYGADIQVFNDFSNPLQKGSSLTLWAQTSTGILLGGDAIGELRKPSETVGGEAAENLLLEIEAKATVDVHLADMLVPYMALAKDKSVFLTRSITDHLETNMWLAQEILGVKFETCKVGNLYKVEKKAS, from the coding sequence TTGCTGGAAGTTGATGGAAGCCAAAAGAGCGGCAGCGGCACAATTCTACGTTTATCGGTAGCTATGGCTGCGATTCTGAAAAGGCCTCTGCACATCTACAACATACGCCAGAAACGCCCTAAACCAGGCTTGAAGCCCCAACATTTAGAAGCTGTGTTAACCGCTGCTAAACTTTGCAATGCAACCGTGAAAGGAGCCGAAGTTGGCTCTAAAGAGCTGTGGTTTTATCCAACCGAAATTGTTGGCGGTAGGGTGGAAGCGGAAATTGGCACCGCTGGAAGCATCCCAATGCTTCTAATTACTGTTCTTCCTATCTGTGCCTTCGCTAAAAATCCAGTTTCCATTCACATTTCGAAGGGCGGCACGGACGTTTCTCACTCTCCTACAATAAATTATCTGAGCCACGTTTTTCTTCCAGTTCTTGAAAAAATGAGGTTTACGACTTCTTTGACGATTAACAAGTATGGTTACTATCCAAAGGGTATGGGTGAAGTTTCCGTTAAAGTCACGCCTAACCCGAAGCTTGGTTCTTTCCGCTTTGGAAAATTTGGGCGGATTGAAGCATTAAAGGGTATATCTGTTTGCACTTTTTTGGCTGACCGAAGAGTTGCTAAGCGTCAGGCAAAAGCTGCTAACGACCTTTTGAGAACATGTGGGTATGGGGCGGACATTCAGGTTTTCAATGATTTTTCGAATCCTCTGCAGAAGGGCAGTTCTCTCACGTTGTGGGCACAGACTAGCACAGGTATTCTCTTAGGGGGCGACGCTATCGGCGAACTAAGAAAACCTAGTGAGACTGTGGGTGGAGAGGCTGCAGAAAACTTGCTGCTGGAGATAGAGGCTAAAGCCACCGTGGATGTCCATCTCGCAGACATGCTAGTGCCATACATGGCGTTGGCAAAAGACAAATCAGTTTTTCTTACACGTTCAATCACCGACCATCTAGAGACCAACATGTGGCTTGCTCAGGAAATTCTAGGTGTAAAATTTGAAACATGTAAAGTTGGAAATCTATACAAAGTGGAGAAAAAAGCGTCTTGA
- a CDS encoding acylphosphatase yields the protein MKVKAHMFVSGRVQGVFFRSETRREAYRYNVTGWVRNLPDGGVEAVFEGKKESVEKLIEFCNRGPPGARVTKTKVVFEIYSGEFVDFRIVW from the coding sequence ATGAAGGTTAAAGCACACATGTTCGTCAGCGGAAGAGTTCAAGGAGTCTTTTTTAGATCAGAAACACGTCGAGAAGCCTACAGATACAACGTGACAGGTTGGGTTAGAAACCTTCCTGATGGAGGAGTTGAAGCGGTTTTTGAGGGAAAAAAGGAAAGTGTTGAAAAACTGATTGAATTTTGTAATAGAGGACCGCCCGGCGCAAGGGTAACTAAAACCAAAGTTGTTTTTGAAATCTATAGTGGCGAGTTTGTAGATTTCCGAATAGTATGGTAG
- a CDS encoding zinc metalloprotease HtpX has product MSSPLKLRASMVGTLAIIIGLSTLFFTIILTLTGTFNITWLIIFIIGFNILQWLVAPYLIDAIYRVRPISKSENPELYAKVEQLSLRSGIKTPRLMLARIPIPNAFAYGSPIAGSRVAVTEGLVKTLESEEVEAVIGHELGHLKHRDVQVMMFVSILPAIFYYIGYSFLFSSMFGGKSRDDSGGAGAIIGIISIFLYWILTLFTLYLSRLREYYADGHSASIVEDGSRKLSEGLVKIVHKSGRMKKRIPKSGQLNSFKALFISDPDRAAADAKAIARSGVSDRKLVEEVLQRRVTGIDKFLEFFSSHPNIVKRLKALQRLA; this is encoded by the coding sequence ATGAGTTCTCCTTTAAAGTTACGAGCTTCCATGGTTGGAACGTTAGCAATCATTATAGGACTCTCAACCCTATTCTTCACAATCATATTAACCCTAACTGGAACTTTCAACATCACATGGCTGATTATCTTCATAATTGGCTTTAACATTCTGCAATGGCTTGTTGCACCATACTTGATTGACGCTATCTATCGAGTGCGACCAATTTCAAAGTCAGAAAACCCCGAACTGTACGCTAAGGTAGAACAGTTAAGCCTGAGAAGTGGTATTAAAACGCCTCGACTGATGTTGGCGCGCATCCCTATTCCAAACGCTTTCGCCTATGGCTCTCCCATTGCAGGTAGCAGAGTTGCAGTTACTGAGGGGTTGGTGAAAACTTTGGAGAGCGAGGAAGTTGAAGCAGTTATCGGTCACGAACTAGGCCACTTGAAACACCGAGACGTACAAGTAATGATGTTCGTCTCCATTTTACCCGCAATCTTCTACTACATAGGCTACTCTTTCCTGTTTTCCTCAATGTTTGGAGGAAAAAGCAGAGACGACAGCGGCGGCGCAGGAGCAATCATCGGAATAATCAGCATCTTCCTATACTGGATACTCACTCTGTTCACGTTATACCTAAGCCGTCTGCGGGAATATTATGCTGACGGCCACAGCGCATCTATCGTAGAAGACGGCTCGAGAAAGCTTTCTGAAGGATTAGTAAAGATAGTTCATAAAAGTGGACGGATGAAAAAGAGAATACCTAAATCGGGACAGCTAAACTCTTTCAAAGCCCTCTTCATATCCGACCCTGATAGAGCCGCGGCAGACGCGAAAGCAATAGCTCGGTCCGGAGTAAGCGACAGAAAGCTCGTTGAGGAAGTATTGCAAAGAAGAGTAACAGGCATTGACAAGTTTCTGGAATTTTTCAGTAGTCATCCAAATATCGTAAAAAGACTAAAAGCTCTCCAAAGACTGGCATAG
- the hutH gene encoding histidine ammonia-lyase produces MRKVIIDGETLTIEDVIAVARDNATVTTSEKAKKKVRQARKTLERLLKDKKIIYGVTTGFGALGNVAIPPKDIRQLQVNLIRSHASGVGKPLSRDVTRALMLLRANTLAKGYSGVRLETLETLVQMINKGVHPVIPEKGSVGASGDLAPLSHMVLVMIGEGEAEYQGVVLDGKEAMTKADISPLTLDVKEGVALNNGTQMMSAVAALAVYDAENLVRTAEVAAAVSLEALCGIVDAFDEKIHKVRPHKGQIETAKNIRRLVSGSKLVKPSSEAVRENKYPQDPYSLRCIPQVLGSVRDAISYVKGVVEVEINSATDNPLVFVEDEVCLSGGNFHGQPISAVMDYLAIALTTIGNFSERRTARLIDEKLSRGLPAFLVFSKAKRGLQSGFMTLQYTAAALASENKSLAHPASVDSIPTSANFEDFVSMGPIAARKAVEILRNTEYIVAVELLSAAQGVEFRETNKLGKRTKAAYNLIRKEVPFLKEDRAVYKDIEAVEALVRNEEFLKLKG; encoded by the coding sequence ATGAGAAAAGTGATTATTGACGGAGAAACATTAACTATCGAAGACGTAATAGCTGTTGCCCGTGACAACGCTACCGTGACAACCTCTGAGAAAGCCAAGAAAAAGGTTAGACAGGCACGGAAAACCTTGGAGCGACTTTTGAAAGATAAGAAGATAATTTACGGAGTGACAACGGGTTTTGGCGCTTTAGGAAATGTCGCCATTCCGCCTAAAGACATAAGGCAGCTTCAAGTAAATCTCATTCGAAGTCATGCTTCTGGCGTTGGAAAACCGCTGAGCAGAGACGTAACGCGGGCGTTGATGCTTTTGCGCGCTAACACGCTGGCTAAGGGATATTCTGGAGTGCGTTTGGAAACTTTAGAGACGCTGGTGCAAATGATTAACAAAGGCGTGCACCCAGTTATTCCGGAAAAAGGTTCTGTAGGTGCCAGCGGTGACTTGGCTCCACTTTCTCACATGGTTTTGGTGATGATTGGAGAAGGTGAAGCAGAATATCAAGGCGTGGTTCTGGACGGAAAAGAGGCTATGACGAAAGCCGACATTTCACCCCTAACACTTGACGTGAAAGAAGGTGTTGCTTTAAACAATGGCACTCAAATGATGAGTGCAGTTGCAGCTCTTGCCGTTTATGATGCGGAAAACTTGGTGCGAACAGCCGAAGTCGCTGCTGCTGTAAGTCTTGAAGCCTTATGCGGGATAGTAGACGCCTTCGACGAAAAAATTCACAAAGTAAGACCTCATAAAGGACAGATTGAAACTGCTAAGAACATCCGCAGACTTGTGTCTGGCAGCAAATTAGTAAAGCCTAGCAGTGAAGCGGTGAGGGAAAATAAGTATCCGCAAGATCCGTATTCTTTGAGATGCATTCCCCAAGTTTTAGGCTCGGTTCGCGACGCAATAAGTTATGTTAAGGGCGTAGTGGAAGTGGAAATTAATTCTGCAACCGATAACCCCCTTGTCTTCGTTGAAGATGAAGTGTGTCTGTCTGGAGGAAACTTCCACGGACAACCCATTTCTGCTGTTATGGACTATCTTGCCATCGCGTTGACAACAATAGGCAACTTTTCTGAAAGAAGAACAGCGAGACTGATTGATGAGAAGTTGAGCAGAGGGCTTCCCGCCTTCCTAGTCTTTAGCAAAGCTAAGAGAGGGTTGCAAAGTGGCTTCATGACGTTGCAGTACACAGCTGCAGCGTTGGCTTCAGAAAACAAATCCTTAGCCCATCCAGCCAGCGTCGATTCTATTCCTACATCGGCTAATTTTGAAGACTTTGTGAGTATGGGTCCTATTGCGGCGAGAAAGGCTGTAGAGATTCTTAGAAACACTGAATACATTGTTGCTGTTGAACTTTTGTCGGCGGCGCAAGGTGTTGAATTTAGAGAGACAAACAAACTTGGAAAGAGAACCAAAGCGGCGTACAATCTGATAAGAAAAGAAGTGCCTTTCCTTAAGGAAGATAGAGCGGTTTACAAAGACATAGAAGCAGTTGAGGCGCTAGTTCGGAATGAGGAGTTTTTGAAGTTAAAAGGGTAG
- a CDS encoding DUF3795 domain-containing protein: protein MTKNPLRLVAYCGLYCSLCANRNRIPKRAKLLQETLHGEGMDLWYKYIPSMKDVFPTFWEFLDKLVKTDCACRTEGGPPDCKIRECAKKKAVDTCPLCQEYPCSLIESLAEHYVTAIQDGKRLKKIGLKAWVKEQEERARRGVVYADTRVPWKE from the coding sequence GTGACCAAAAATCCGCTTCGACTTGTTGCATACTGCGGGCTCTACTGCAGTCTATGTGCAAACAGAAACAGAATTCCCAAACGTGCAAAGCTCCTGCAGGAGACGCTTCACGGAGAGGGCATGGACTTGTGGTACAAATACATCCCATCCATGAAAGACGTGTTCCCCACGTTTTGGGAATTTCTCGACAAACTGGTGAAAACGGATTGCGCCTGCAGAACGGAAGGAGGCCCGCCTGACTGCAAAATAAGAGAATGCGCAAAAAAGAAAGCAGTAGACACGTGCCCGCTTTGTCAGGAATACCCATGCAGCCTCATTGAAAGTTTGGCTGAACACTATGTTACGGCGATTCAAGATGGAAAACGACTGAAAAAGATAGGGTTGAAGGCATGGGTTAAAGAGCAAGAAGAAAGAGCACGCCGCGGAGTGGTGTATGCTGACACCCGTGTGCCTTGGAAAGAATAA
- a CDS encoding MFS transporter — MLGTSFFLWTGWLAFTPVFPLHIDALGFSFFDLGLLMAIPSLFSIFLRLPIGTVASRIGKKRIILFALAIQTLSFLLLGFLADWGGLFAVRILQGIAVALFPPIITAAIYDLAIPTGRGRMFGVFFTSIGLAMIFGPLLSSVLLQFLSFNSFFVVLSLFPAVGFAIYLIGSSGKDLSSVEKYSTGIRSIGRVLKNRNVLALCSCRVLFAITASMFATLFSIHAEGTLLITSSLVSALFMVRGISNALLRLPSGKISDRIGRKKPIILSYIIFVGVFLLFSETSSLIAFVLTMAIYGFAWGLRVAPETAFVSDLVDSEDASVGIALLQTMFPLGSTIGSIVAGWLALTTPIQTIFKLSSLIIVPAIIILLSIKET; from the coding sequence ATATTAGGAACCAGTTTCTTTCTGTGGACTGGCTGGCTAGCTTTTACTCCTGTTTTTCCGTTACACATTGATGCTCTTGGTTTCTCCTTTTTTGATTTAGGTCTCTTGATGGCCATACCTTCCCTCTTTTCTATATTTCTCAGACTTCCCATAGGAACCGTTGCCAGTCGAATTGGGAAAAAACGGATAATTCTCTTCGCTTTGGCTATCCAAACATTGTCATTTCTGCTTCTAGGCTTTCTAGCCGATTGGGGCGGGCTTTTTGCGGTTCGAATCTTGCAGGGAATTGCCGTGGCTCTCTTTCCGCCGATCATTACTGCAGCCATATATGACTTGGCAATTCCCACAGGCAGAGGAAGAATGTTTGGGGTATTTTTCACATCTATCGGATTAGCCATGATTTTTGGTCCGTTGCTGAGCAGTGTACTTTTGCAGTTTCTAAGCTTCAATAGTTTCTTCGTAGTGTTATCGTTGTTTCCAGCTGTTGGTTTTGCCATCTATCTCATCGGATCATCGGGTAAAGATTTGTCTTCAGTTGAGAAATATAGCACTGGAATAAGGTCTATCGGGCGAGTTCTGAAAAACCGAAATGTTTTAGCGTTGTGCTCTTGCAGAGTTCTGTTTGCGATTACAGCGTCGATGTTTGCCACGCTTTTCTCTATACACGCTGAAGGTACTTTATTGATCACGTCATCTCTTGTGAGCGCCTTGTTTATGGTTAGAGGAATATCTAATGCTCTTTTGCGATTGCCTTCGGGAAAAATCTCTGACAGAATTGGGCGAAAGAAACCAATTATACTCTCTTACATCATTTTTGTTGGCGTTTTTCTTCTCTTTTCAGAAACAAGCAGTCTTATTGCTTTTGTGTTGACTATGGCTATTTACGGATTTGCTTGGGGCTTAAGAGTTGCTCCAGAAACTGCATTTGTTAGCGATCTCGTTGACAGCGAGGATGCAAGTGTTGGAATAGCTCTCCTCCAAACAATGTTTCCATTAGGCTCCACAATCGGGTCAATTGTAGCAGGATGGCTTGCACTGACTACTCCAATTCAAACAATATTCAAATTGTCTTCACTAATAATTGTTCCAGCGATTATCATTCTTCTAAGCATAAAAGAAACATAA
- the hutU gene encoding urocanate hydratase gives MFNIEKPVKCLTGPELHCKNWQIEGIYRMLHHVLDPEVAKDPEKLIVYGGTGKAARNWECFGKIVETLERLEPDETMLIQSGKPVAVFKTHEWAPRALLVNSMLVPKWATWDYFYELEQKGLIMFGQMTAGSWAYIGTQGILQGTYETLAAVAKEHFGGSLRGKLVLTAGLGEMGGAQPLAVTINDGVALIVEIDRKAIERRLRHKYLETWTDDLNDAIGMAIDATREGKPKSIGLLGNAAEVHPKLVKKGIIPDVLTDQTSAHDPLNGYYPMGLSKEEADKLREENPKEYIKKAKASMKVHVEAMVEMMRKGAVTFDYGNNLRQQAYDAGYKDAFSYLGFVRRYIRPMFCEGKGPFRWTSLVGTPEDIYKLDNVILKEFAYNKELCLWIQKAKEKVKFQGLPARVCWLGFGERAKFGKIINDMVRKGELSGPIWIGRDHLDCGSVASPNRETEGMIDGSDAIADWPILNALLNAVGGATWVSVHQGGGVGIGYSIHAGMCLVADGTKEIEKRLTTVLTTDPGIGIVRHADAGYKKAKQVARENAIKMPMLE, from the coding sequence TTGTTCAATATTGAAAAGCCTGTTAAATGCTTGACCGGACCAGAACTGCATTGTAAAAACTGGCAGATTGAAGGCATCTACCGCATGCTCCACCATGTTCTCGACCCGGAAGTGGCAAAGGATCCTGAAAAGCTTATTGTTTACGGAGGCACAGGCAAAGCCGCCCGTAACTGGGAATGCTTCGGCAAAATCGTTGAAACTCTAGAACGTCTGGAACCAGACGAAACCATGCTGATCCAAAGCGGCAAGCCAGTAGCGGTTTTCAAAACTCATGAGTGGGCACCAAGAGCTTTACTCGTGAATTCTATGTTGGTGCCGAAATGGGCAACTTGGGACTACTTTTACGAGTTGGAACAGAAGGGTTTAATCATGTTTGGTCAAATGACGGCGGGTTCTTGGGCTTATATTGGCACTCAAGGCATTTTACAAGGCACTTACGAAACGTTAGCGGCTGTTGCAAAGGAGCATTTCGGCGGAAGCCTTCGTGGAAAACTTGTTTTAACAGCGGGTTTGGGCGAGATGGGCGGCGCCCAGCCTCTTGCCGTGACTATTAATGACGGCGTAGCACTGATTGTTGAGATTGACAGGAAAGCCATAGAAAGGCGACTTAGACACAAATACTTGGAAACGTGGACTGACGACCTTAACGATGCAATCGGCATGGCAATAGACGCCACAAGAGAAGGAAAACCCAAAAGCATAGGACTCCTCGGCAACGCTGCAGAAGTACATCCGAAACTTGTCAAAAAAGGCATAATTCCAGACGTTTTGACAGACCAAACTTCTGCTCACGACCCTCTCAACGGATACTACCCCATGGGTCTTTCTAAAGAAGAAGCTGATAAGCTAAGAGAAGAAAACCCAAAGGAATACATTAAAAAAGCAAAGGCAAGCATGAAAGTCCACGTTGAAGCCATGGTTGAAATGATGCGAAAAGGCGCAGTAACCTTTGACTACGGCAACAACCTTCGTCAACAAGCCTACGACGCCGGCTACAAAGACGCCTTCTCTTATCTAGGCTTTGTGCGACGCTACATTAGACCCATGTTCTGTGAAGGAAAAGGTCCCTTCCGCTGGACATCGCTCGTAGGTACTCCAGAAGACATTTACAAACTGGACAACGTCATCCTCAAAGAATTCGCCTACAACAAGGAATTATGCCTCTGGATACAAAAGGCAAAGGAGAAAGTGAAGTTTCAAGGTTTACCCGCTCGTGTTTGCTGGTTGGGTTTTGGAGAAAGAGCCAAATTTGGAAAAATTATCAACGACATGGTGCGCAAAGGCGAGCTTTCTGGGCCCATATGGATAGGACGTGACCATTTGGACTGTGGAAGTGTGGCTTCGCCAAATCGCGAAACTGAGGGCATGATAGACGGCAGCGATGCTATTGCAGATTGGCCAATACTGAACGCTTTACTTAACGCTGTGGGTGGTGCAACTTGGGTTTCGGTTCATCAAGGCGGCGGCGTAGGAATAGGCTACAGCATCCATGCAGGTATGTGCCTCGTAGCAGACGGCACAAAGGAGATAGAAAAGCGTTTAACAACAGTTCTAACAACTGACCCGGGAATAGGAATTGTAAGGCATGCCGATGCGGGCTACAAGAAAGCCAAACAAGTAGCAAGGGAAAATGCAATTAAAATGCCAATGCTGGAGTGA